Proteins encoded in a region of the Armatimonadota bacterium genome:
- a CDS encoding bifunctional riboflavin kinase/FAD synthetase, with protein sequence MTVHFGTDSLRAHWGRSTVCIGTFDGVHLGHRQVVATAVRDARLHDEPCVLLTFDRHPAAVLAPDKVPPALATLSQNLDVFRELGVDVAVVYPFDRKTAETEADAFLDEVLVKRLLAERIVVGHDFALGHDRKGTAAWLAERIATDIVPPYEVEGLRVSSSAVRSLVLEGKVAEAAGLLGRPLTLQGVVVSGQKLGRRLGFPTINLSLPVAQAVPGDGVYAGTCRIGSARFAAAIGIGTRPTVGGQERSIEAYLIDYPGDSVYGRSVDLAVVQRIREEIKFDSMESLAAQMEDDVRKTRGLVSA encoded by the coding sequence GTGACGGTCCATTTCGGCACGGACAGCCTCAGGGCTCACTGGGGAAGGTCGACCGTTTGTATCGGTACGTTCGACGGCGTCCACCTCGGCCACAGACAGGTCGTCGCTACCGCCGTCCGCGACGCGCGCCTCCATGACGAACCGTGCGTCCTCCTTACGTTCGACCGCCATCCGGCCGCCGTCCTGGCGCCGGACAAGGTCCCTCCCGCCCTTGCGACCCTGTCTCAAAACCTCGACGTCTTCCGTGAGCTCGGAGTGGACGTCGCCGTGGTCTATCCGTTCGATCGGAAGACCGCCGAAACCGAGGCGGACGCGTTCCTGGACGAGGTGCTCGTTAAAAGACTCTTGGCCGAGCGGATCGTCGTCGGGCACGACTTTGCATTGGGCCACGACCGGAAAGGCACCGCCGCATGGCTGGCCGAGAGGATCGCGACCGATATCGTCCCGCCCTACGAGGTCGAGGGCCTTAGGGTCAGCAGCAGTGCAGTGCGAAGCCTCGTGCTGGAAGGAAAGGTCGCGGAGGCAGCCGGATTGCTGGGACGCCCGTTGACGCTCCAAGGCGTCGTCGTATCAGGGCAGAAGCTTGGCCGCCGGCTCGGGTTTCCGACCATCAACCTCTCGTTACCGGTCGCCCAGGCGGTCCCGGGAGACGGAGTCTACGCAGGCACCTGTCGGATCGGAAGCGCGCGGTTCGCCGCCGCCATCGGCATCGGGACGAGACCGACCGTCGGAGGCCAAGAGCGGAGCATCGAGGCGTATCTGATCGACTATCCCGGGGATTCGGTGTACGGACGGTCCGTCGATCTCGCCGTCGTTCAACGTATCCGCGAGGAGATCAAGTTCGATTCAATGGAGTCGCTCGCGGCCCAAATGGAGGACGACGTCCGAAAGACCAGGGGCCTCGTCTCCGCTTGA
- a CDS encoding HlyD family efflux transporter periplasmic adaptor subunit, with translation MNKWAIGIGAAVLIGVATWVVVNGSQSTSEIEYRYSTVGKGELVRSTSATGTLVPLTKVDVKSKAGGKVVKLLVEEGSPVRQGDVIAIIDPEDTKTAFEQAAADVTTAGARVSQAQVNARMEEKNASDRVRDAEVALALARSQYAKAQQTATAQPTLTQADIKTAEANLTSAEENLKLVQDVQVLQTRRDVQGTYDRSKADLEAAQAEMTRQERLLELGYVSQSAVEKQRTVVESARAAFRLAEQRRATVQAEIETQLRTARARVQQAEQSLRQSRTNANRNVLTQRDLDIARQNVRGAEIALSQARTAKMNISLRRSDVASARASAVRSEVALRNARVQLDSTTVLAPRDGIVTTKYLEEGTIIPPGTSTFAQGTSLVQIADTTQMEVECLVDEADIASVRVGQPVRIIVEAYPGQTFDGSVKRIFPAADTAQSVTTVKVRVTVKGPSKSSGDVRNGGGPEGRGEGGGKPSGKSESVLRPGMNATCEFIQLDKQAVLTVPQPAILREGGETYVRVKTGDPKKPEKRPVKLGAVGNESIEVVDGLKEGEEVVVAEVDLRAMRDRQTKMQQQQQGGGGLGSLNKGGPSSSRASGASKGGGK, from the coding sequence GTGAATAAGTGGGCGATCGGGATCGGGGCCGCCGTTCTGATCGGCGTCGCGACGTGGGTCGTCGTGAACGGCAGCCAGTCGACGTCCGAAATCGAATACCGCTATTCCACCGTCGGTAAGGGCGAGCTCGTCCGGTCGACGTCGGCGACGGGAACGCTCGTCCCGTTGACGAAGGTCGACGTGAAGTCCAAAGCGGGCGGAAAGGTCGTCAAGCTCTTGGTCGAAGAGGGGTCGCCGGTCCGCCAGGGCGACGTCATCGCCATCATCGACCCGGAAGACACGAAGACCGCCTTTGAGCAGGCTGCTGCCGACGTCACGACGGCCGGCGCCAGGGTCAGCCAGGCCCAGGTCAACGCCAGGATGGAGGAGAAGAACGCGTCGGACCGGGTCCGTGACGCCGAGGTCGCCTTAGCGTTGGCAAGGTCGCAGTATGCGAAGGCCCAGCAGACGGCTACCGCACAGCCGACCCTGACCCAAGCCGACATCAAGACGGCGGAAGCCAACCTGACCTCGGCGGAGGAGAACCTGAAGCTCGTGCAGGACGTCCAGGTCCTCCAGACGCGGCGCGACGTCCAAGGGACGTACGACCGCTCGAAAGCCGACCTTGAAGCCGCGCAGGCCGAAATGACGCGCCAGGAGCGACTGCTGGAGTTGGGCTACGTCAGCCAAAGCGCGGTCGAAAAACAGAGGACGGTGGTCGAGAGCGCACGGGCCGCGTTCCGGTTGGCCGAGCAGCGCCGCGCGACCGTTCAAGCCGAGATCGAAACGCAACTCCGGACGGCAAGGGCGAGAGTCCAACAGGCCGAACAGTCTCTACGACAGTCGCGGACGAACGCGAACCGGAACGTCTTGACCCAACGGGACTTGGACATCGCCCGTCAAAACGTCCGCGGAGCGGAAATCGCCCTCAGCCAGGCCCGGACCGCGAAGATGAACATCTCTCTTCGTCGGTCGGACGTCGCGAGCGCCCGTGCGAGCGCCGTCCGGAGCGAAGTCGCGTTGCGGAACGCACGGGTGCAACTCGACAGCACGACGGTCCTTGCACCCAGAGACGGCATCGTGACCACGAAGTACCTCGAAGAAGGGACGATCATCCCGCCGGGGACGTCGACCTTCGCCCAAGGGACGAGCCTTGTCCAGATCGCCGATACGACGCAGATGGAGGTCGAATGCCTGGTCGATGAGGCCGACATCGCCTCGGTCCGGGTCGGTCAGCCCGTCCGGATCATCGTGGAGGCCTATCCGGGCCAGACGTTCGACGGTTCGGTCAAGCGTATCTTCCCCGCCGCGGACACGGCCCAATCGGTGACGACCGTCAAAGTCCGCGTTACCGTCAAAGGCCCGTCCAAGTCCTCTGGCGACGTCCGGAACGGCGGCGGCCCCGAAGGTCGAGGCGAAGGCGGCGGCAAGCCCTCGGGCAAGAGCGAAAGCGTCTTACGCCCGGGCATGAACGCAACGTGCGAGTTCATACAATTGGACAAGCAAGCGGTCCTGACCGTGCCCCAGCCGGCGATCCTCCGGGAGGGCGGCGAAACGTACGTCCGGGTCAAGACGGGCGACCCGAAGAAACCGGAGAAGCGGCCCGTGAAACTCGGCGCGGTCGGTAACGAGTCGATCGAGGTCGTCGACGGCCTCAAAGAAGGCGAAGAGGTCGTCGTGGCCGAAGTCGACCTGAGAGCGATGCGCGACCGCCAGACGAAGATGCAACAGCAGCAACAAGGCGGCGGCGGCCTCGGCTCGCTCAACAAAGGTGGGCCAAGTTCGTCCCGTGCCTCCGGCGCCTCGAAAGGCGGTGGCAAATGA
- a CDS encoding ABC transporter ATP-binding protein, which translates to MSIVIEVKGLSKDYVMGETVVHALRGVDLAIEEGESVAIMGPSGSGKSTFMNMVGCLDRPSAGQYWLGGQEVSLLSDSDLAAVRNKRIGFVFQTFNLLPRTSALKNVELPLMYAGVKDRTSLARRALERVGLGQRIDHRPNELSGGQQQRVAIARAIVNDPVMILGDEPTGNLDSRTSEEIMALFQELNEAGKTVVIVTHEEEIAHHFKRIIRFRDGKIQSDEKVESPVRASSMLADMPPVA; encoded by the coding sequence ATGAGCATCGTCATCGAAGTCAAAGGCCTCTCGAAGGACTACGTCATGGGCGAGACCGTCGTCCATGCGCTCCGCGGTGTCGACCTCGCGATCGAAGAAGGCGAATCGGTCGCGATCATGGGCCCGAGCGGAAGCGGCAAGTCGACGTTCATGAACATGGTCGGGTGCCTCGACCGCCCCTCGGCCGGCCAATACTGGCTCGGCGGTCAGGAAGTGTCCCTGCTCAGCGATTCCGATCTCGCCGCAGTGCGGAACAAGCGGATCGGCTTCGTTTTCCAGACCTTTAACCTCTTACCCCGGACGTCGGCCTTGAAAAACGTCGAACTTCCTCTGATGTACGCCGGAGTCAAAGACCGCACGTCCCTTGCGCGGCGGGCGTTGGAACGGGTCGGCCTCGGACAAAGGATCGACCACCGACCGAACGAGCTGTCGGGCGGTCAGCAGCAGCGCGTGGCCATCGCCCGGGCGATCGTCAACGATCCCGTCATGATCCTCGGGGACGAGCCCACTGGGAACCTCGACTCCCGCACCAGCGAGGAGATCATGGCCTTGTTCCAAGAGCTCAACGAAGCGGGCAAGACCGTCGTCATCGTCACCCATGAAGAGGAGATCGCCCACCATTTCAAGCGGATCATCCGGTTCCGCGACGGGAAGATCCAGAGTGACGAGAAAGTCGAGTCGCCCGTCCGTGCGAGTTCCATGCTCGCCGATATGCCTCCCGTCGCATAA
- a CDS encoding YbaN family protein — translation MSVGRRVWASVGLVFVGLGFVGAFVPGMPTTVFLIVALYCFKRGSAKFEKWLLEHRVFGPTLRDWEQYRGMRAKSKRAALLVMWPCLAVSCLVLLQRPPILAIVFASGVIATWVILTRPTVPDDTESRPDAENDTSTAAA, via the coding sequence ATGTCGGTCGGCAGGCGGGTTTGGGCCTCCGTCGGTCTCGTCTTCGTAGGACTAGGCTTCGTGGGGGCCTTCGTGCCCGGCATGCCGACCACGGTCTTTCTGATCGTCGCCCTGTACTGTTTCAAGCGGGGCAGCGCCAAGTTCGAAAAGTGGCTCCTCGAACACCGCGTGTTCGGCCCTACCTTGAGGGACTGGGAACAGTATCGCGGGATGCGCGCCAAATCGAAAAGGGCCGCGCTCTTGGTCATGTGGCCGTGCTTGGCCGTGTCGTGCTTGGTCTTGCTACAGCGCCCCCCGATCCTGGCGATCGTGTTCGCCTCAGGTGTGATCGCGACCTGGGTCATCCTTACGAGGCCGACCGTTCCGGACGATACCGAAAGCCGGCCGGACGCTGAAAACGATACGTCGACCGCCGCCGCCTGA
- a CDS encoding ABC transporter permease — translation MTFGDSFDAAVRSISSNKLRSILTMLGVVIGVGSVIAMIGIGEGTKKKSLSELEVMGSNRITIMPNWGRGGGRDANAASTLRPEDVDRIRRFVPAAKYVTGVVSSRFSGQSTVKFGSKSKRTGVTGAEPVIRFIDNSTKMHSGVWWDEADNELMERKAVLGYAVYDELFGGENAIGSTIKIANQNFEVAGVVDYKGGSGWNNPDDQVYIPLKTAQYRLLGSKDRLNFITLQSVDSTIMMALQQQVEDVLSQTRKNATGEDLFRVMNQADTLQAIQTQSQILSLLLAGIASVSLLVGGIGIMNIMLVSVTERTREIGLRKALGAQRQTILTQFLLESVVMCVLGGLIGIILGSAAVQVVAVPLQVPAVVNMTAVAWAFGFSSLVGVVFGLYPAIRASNLLPIEALRYE, via the coding sequence ATGACGTTCGGTGACAGCTTCGATGCCGCAGTCCGGTCGATCAGTTCGAACAAACTCCGTTCGATCCTGACGATGCTCGGGGTCGTCATCGGCGTCGGCTCCGTCATCGCGATGATCGGGATCGGCGAAGGGACGAAGAAGAAGTCGCTGAGCGAGCTCGAGGTCATGGGTTCGAACCGCATCACGATCATGCCGAACTGGGGGCGGGGCGGCGGTCGCGACGCGAACGCGGCAAGCACCCTCCGGCCGGAAGACGTCGACCGGATCCGCAGGTTCGTCCCCGCCGCCAAGTACGTCACGGGCGTCGTGTCCAGTCGGTTCTCCGGCCAGTCGACCGTCAAGTTCGGAAGCAAGTCCAAGAGGACGGGCGTGACGGGCGCCGAGCCTGTGATCCGGTTCATCGACAACTCCACGAAAATGCATTCGGGCGTCTGGTGGGACGAAGCCGACAACGAGTTGATGGAGCGCAAGGCCGTCTTGGGCTACGCGGTCTACGACGAGCTTTTCGGCGGAGAGAACGCCATCGGATCGACCATCAAGATCGCGAACCAGAACTTTGAAGTCGCTGGCGTCGTGGACTACAAAGGCGGTTCGGGTTGGAACAACCCCGACGACCAGGTCTACATCCCGTTGAAGACGGCGCAGTACCGCTTGCTCGGATCCAAAGACAGACTGAACTTCATCACCCTCCAATCGGTCGACAGCACGATCATGATGGCCCTCCAGCAGCAGGTCGAAGACGTGCTGTCGCAGACTCGGAAGAACGCGACGGGCGAAGACCTGTTCCGGGTCATGAACCAGGCGGACACGCTTCAGGCGATCCAGACGCAGTCGCAGATCCTGAGCCTGCTTTTGGCCGGGATCGCGAGCGTATCGTTGTTGGTCGGCGGTATCGGCATCATGAACATCATGCTCGTCAGCGTGACCGAAAGGACCCGTGAGATCGGCCTCCGCAAGGCTCTGGGCGCCCAGCGACAGACGATCCTGACCCAGTTCCTGCTCGAAAGCGTCGTCATGTGCGTCCTCGGCGGCCTGATCGGCATCATCCTCGGCAGCGCGGCCGTCCAGGTCGTCGCCGTGCCCCTGCAGGTTCCGGCCGTGGTCAATATGACGGCGGTGGCTTGGGCCTTTGGTTTTTCGTCGCTGGTCGGCGTCGTGTTCGGCCTCTATCCCGCCATTCGGGCCAGTAACCTGCTCCCCATCGAGGCTTTGAGGTACGAATGA